In Theileria equi strain WA chromosome 3, complete sequence, the genomic window TGTGGAGTTTGACGATATTTCTTCATGTACAACATTTCTGAACAAATCAAAGTTTCAGTGTGTTCCAATGCCACTTGATATTTATAACGCATTAAAGGCATGTAAATATTACAGGGAAGGTGTAATTTACgaagatgttgtaaagTTGATATGCAAGCTATTCTCCGTTCCATATCACTCAAACAAGTTGAAATCTGGATTATCTGCTGATCTTTCTGACGAATTTCTCATGGAGATtgaatttgaaaaggtacAGGGTGAGATgatcaaaaatggagatttcGCAATCGCAGCAAAACTATTCCCGTGGTTTAATATATCGCTCTTGTCACTAGCTGGAAATTACAAGAGAACTTTTGTAAAAACTATGGATTCTGATATGCACAAAAATCTGGCATTCGTCTCTGTAGACAATTCACCTGCTAGATCAATGGATAAGAGAAATGACATCAAGTCTCCCTCCAAACACACTACCAGAGATGATTCCTCcaaaaagaggaaaaagGATGAGGATTTTTCACACAAAAAAGGcaaggaggaagaatctctCAAGAGAAGggaggaaaagaaaaagagcGCAGACGAAGGCTCCTCCTCCAAGAAAAAGGTTAAACGGTCGGAAGTTGAGGATAAAAAGAAAATTAAAGATAGGCACAGCGAACATTCTAAACGTTCTGAATCCAAGGACAGATATAGAGATGATTCAAGAGATAAACATCGTTCTTCTAGCTCCAAAGATGTCTATCCAGACTCTAGAGAGAAACACTACGGAGAAGATAAGAGGGACATGGATAGACTCAAAGATAAAAAATATAGGAAGGATTTAGAGTCAAGGAGTAGACGGTCAGAATCTTCAAAGGACGGAAAGTCCTCAAGGAGCGACAAGAAATCCTCTGGCAGTACTGATAAGGTAAAGAGAGCACGTTCCAAAGAACGCCCGAGCAAAAGAAAGGAGGATAAGGACAGGAATGTGaaggaaaatgaagaaaaggtcCCGTTTAAGGATTCTAAAAAAGATGAGAAAAAGGAGCCCAGGAAGGAGGAACGTCAAAAGGATATCAAACTCAACAAGGACTTCAAGTCTCCATTTGCAGATGTCATTAGACATAGCAGAGATTCTGAAATGAAAACCGATTCCACGCCAAAAGATAATGTGGAAAAGGACAGAAGGGACGTAAATAATAAAAAGTCTGGCGAAAATGTAACAGATTGTAAACAAATTACAATTAAAAACTCGTTGGATGAACCCAAAAAACTCTTGCATCCAGATCTCTCCAAGGACCTTGATAGCATTAGAGAATCCAAAGTCAGACGTCTAAAGCTAGAAAGAAAGTTGCGGAAGGCCTCTGAAAAGGTATCCAAACGTAGCAAAAGGGTGCTATTAGATAAGCCAGAGTTTAAACGGAGAAGGTAGAAGTCTCTTATTCTTCAGTAGTTtaatttttcatcttcttctagTCATGCAGAGTATTTATGGCACTTTAGCGACTATCTGAATATTTCAAGATGAGAGACATTGCCAAATTTTCTCGTGGATTAGTGGACATCTGAGCTGCTGCTTTGCGACTGGGTTTCCTCTGGAATAGACACCTGGGTACTCCCAGTTTCTACATTCCCTCCGCTCTCATTCTAAACGAGGGCTTCTGTTACTCCCGTAGCAATTTTATAGAATCCCAAAGAGTGTTTAATGCATGAGACATGCACATTCATCTATAGAATGTCTCTAGGTCACTCTGGAGACGGATGAGACACGTGGCATTTTCAGTACTCGACCCTCATCAGATCCATCCACAGCCTTATTCTACGACTTTACATATATTGACTATTTATAGAGGCTATCTACCCATTAAATAGTCCATAGAAAACTCCAGTGATACAGAAGAGTAGGAAAGTAAAGCTGCATGCAGACTTTGTAGGGACTCCACACTCCAGTAAAACATGAAGCTCATCATACTCACAACTCTACTAGGCCTTTGTATGGCCACACCAAGTCCAGCTCCAGTAGAGAAATCTCCAGCAAAAAAGGTAACGGCAAAGGTTACAATCGAGAAAAAGACAGTTCCCCAAAAACCAGCTTCAGATGTAAAAGGCCCTAAGCTGGCAACTACTTCGAACAATTCCAGATACCCAGTTACCAGAATTACAACTGTAGCGGATAATAAAGATCCGGAATCCGAGGAGCCGAAGCGAACTGAAACACTTCGAAGATACCAAAAGAAACAAATGGGAAAGAGAAACCCGTTTTTAGATCCACActatgaagatgaagcCTTGGAGAAGTTATTTGGAGTCGACGAAATGGAGCGAAATCCGTACCTCCATCCGGACGTCATTGAAGGGCGTGCATTTGTCAGTAAGAAGACTGGACTTATCTTTTACAAGGACGATTTCTACAGGGAAAAGAGAAAGGAGAGTAGAGCGGCACAGGAAGCAAGGATTATCGGGGCAAAGGTTGAGCCCATAGAGGGTAAGAGTGACTACAAGGAAGATCGAGATGGCAAATTTGACGAGTGGCTTGCCAAGTCCAAGGCTGTTGAAGTGGGTGCCAGAAAGTTGTACGAAGAAGCCAGGAGGAAGGTGGACAAAGTAGTCCTACCAGAGCCTAAGAAGAGATTCGGAGAAAGACTAGAGAAGATTCTTAAAAATGTCGAAGGAATCACCAAGGAGATTAAGGAACTTGAAAAGActgaaaagaagaataCATCCGAGGCGATTGAAAAGGCACTTGGGTACTTTTTAGGCCACTTTCAAACCCGTGCATTGATAAAGTCTGACGTTAGTGAACTCATTCTCGATGTTGCCAGAGAACAAGAGGATGGAGACGAAGTCCTCAAGATCCTGGAACAGTTTCTAGTAGCCCTTGAAAGGTCTCCACTGGCTTAGAAGCAGGTAGACCAATAGAcatcattctcaaaatTCATGATGCATGCAACATATTATTTCACAGAATGAGTGAAGCAAGATAGACAAGTGAACAAGCTAGTCACAAGTTGCAGATACTAGAAATAGCAACTGGATATGCAAAACAAAAATTAAAGATTATATTACACACCGTAAACAAGTCCCATAGCTTCTGAGAATCCCCCTTCGTCATGCGTCTTTGTGAGTACCCATTTTGCGCATTTTTTGGCGAGTTCCTTTGCGTTTGCGACTGCAAATGAGCCTCTAGACAAGTGCATAGCCTCTGTGTCATTATCACCGTCACCTATAAACCCATACTCATTTGGAGAGAGTCCATAGTGCTCCAGTAATTTTGATACTCCAAGAGCTTTTGTAACACCAGATGGGCTAAGTGTATATACCCAGTTGGATCTTGTTATCTTTTGAACATAGTCCACGCCTTCACGGAGGCCAGAGTGAGAAACATCAAAGGAGTAGTACTTTATTATAGAATACTCCTTCTCTATGAGTTCATCGAGAGGTGTAACTTCTGGAATTGGGAGTTTTCTGTCTAGAGTGAATTCCATAAGCTTCTCATCGATGCCCGCAAGTGAGTAGGAAGCAGTCTCTGTGTAGAAGATGCATTTGTCCTTGAGATTTTCAGCTTCCAAATGTTCGGCAAGTgtttttacaaattccCTAGAAAATGGCTTGGAATAAATGAGGTTTCCGTGTTCGTCGTAGACAACTGCTCCATTTTGGTATACACCTGGGTAGCCTTGATAACCTGTCTTTTCTGCAAAGCTTGTACCCAGTACTCCGAGGCCAGAGTTACGTGATCTCCCTAAATAACGTGATGAATTGAATGTATGTGAATGAAGCGTAGCGAAATGAATGCGAGCTACGGAATAGTgagtataatgtgagctatgtGAGCATTGAATGGGCGACGATACGCCAGTATGGGAGTCTCTATCTCTAGGGATGATGATGGCGTATTCCCTCAgtcatccttcttctagagactctttATGATCGTCCAGTACATCTTTCTCCTGTAGGTGGTTCCTTTCAGTCACCCAGCccctatactgcgtatactcTGACATCGATCACGCCTTGCATGAGATATCCAATGGCTAATGCCATTGATCTCGTCTCTAGAGACACACAGACTCCCATTCACTGCGCTCATATGGTCGCTATGGACCCTGCAGTCTGATGGTTCGCGTTCTTCTTACCTGTACATAGAAACGGCGTGTAACCCATCTTCCTGACCTTGGCAAAGGCATTaacattcttttcaaaggCTTCTTCATTGTGCGTAAAGAGTGTAGAATCTATATCAATCCCAAAATATTGAGGTTTCTCCATGGGAGTCTCCGGGGGACTAGATGCCTCCATTTTGCAGGCTACAGGTACCAGAGAAAGCGTGGTCAGTACTGTAGACAAGAATATAATAACTTGCACTCCAAGGTCAAGAAATACCAACGGTTGACGTTCCCTAGACAGAATAGCAGCCTATGTCACCCAGACAGATTCTGCGTCGTTTAGACAAGCAAAAGTCGCCACTAGACAGGCGAGAAGTGATGATTAAAGCGAGTGAAATTGGATGTTCTGCCAAACGATACCTAAAATGAACCACAAGTGTGTATTGAACGATTCCGTCCAAAAGACTATGGGGACGCAGTTATGCATGGACGAATCATGCTGGATGATCAAGGGCCATTCAAATGGGCACAAAGCCTGAAGTGTAAAGAATATTTCAAAGTGTGCCTGGAAGGTTAAAAAGGTGGAGAAATTCGCAGCGGGTAAGCTCATTTTGGCACCCGTGGAAAATTCCTCGATAGACATTCCCTTTTGCGCATCGACTCCTTTGTATCTGTCTTGGATCTTTTAGGTGTCCTTTATGTAGTCGCTGCTTCGTCTCTGTCTCCCAAGGCGTTGCATGCTCGCTCCCCTCAGAGCTGCGTTTGCACTCCCAGAATTTGCCATGATAAGGTCAAGATTCTCTTGAAAATTACCGCATGTATAAATGTAGTAATATGGCATGGCAGTCAGGATGAGAATAATGGGCTGTGAGAGCGGTTAGACAGTCCTAGTCACCCTAATGGCTCCTTCTAGACTCTGTTCCTGCCATATCAGTATGACCCAAAGTCCGGAGCAGACAACTCCATTCTGAGGATCTCCATACTTCCTCGGGACAAACTTTCATCCTTGTATGTTTTGGAGATACACAGACTCCCGTTGGTTGCctatgctcctatactgcgtatagCTGCCATTCTCTCTGGCCAAAAGTGGCGCATAAAAGAAGCCATTAGGTGTGATTTTATGGCGAACGTGATTTAGTCCAGAAGTGCATCTGAAATACCATAATCCATTGGCAAGTCTCAATCTTTTGTAAAAACTGAGTGATTGCTATGAATCTAAATAAAGTAATATATCTTTTcatataaacataccaaTCTCTCAATGTCTTAAAACTGAAATTTAAAGTCCAAATAAGAGACTCTGAACGAACAAAAGGAAATGTCCACTTTAGAGACATTTCCGATAAATTTAGGCTTACACACTTagataaatggttaaaTATATTCGAATAATTCAATTCTGACTCCAAATAAGGACTCGGAAGCCAAGAACGGCTAGAAGGCCGTCTAAAAACCACTGTATTCCATAATTCGCTAATTTAAACAATGAGTCCCGCAAAAAGGATACAAAAGGGCTCGCCATTCAGTCAAGGTAGCCTTCCGAGAAGGTCGCCGCGCCTAAATCAAAAGATGTGTGATGATGACACACAAATGCTAATTGTAACAAGTGAAAACTCAACTACAGAAGCAGAATCTGCTTCTAGTGAGGCGTTCTGGACGCCAATGGAGATAagtgaagaggaagatgatcaAATGGAAATCATCGACCTAACACCTCCAAACTATCAAGCTGATGAGGTCGAAATCCTGCTAACAGGAACTCCGCCAAGTCCAAGCGATAATTCAATTAGAGTATTAGAACCTAAAGAGGTTAATTCGCAATtaccagaagattctaGTCCGATAGAAGAACCAGGATCGTCTGATAGAACATCCTGCTTCACAGACGAAGAAGAATCCTGCAACAACGCAGCTCAAAATAGGTTAACTCGAGCCCCGGGTGAAatgcaatgtggacctgaataTAATCAAAACAACTATTTAAAcaaacaggtggcgacttgtacAACTACCCAGAATAGACAGGGGAACAAAAGACCTTCTAAACAGCAGCggaaagaaaatgaaaataataaaataataGCTCTAAAAGTAATGTTAGATGGTACGGACGAACCAGAGAAGATTTGGCCAGCATGTGTATTGCACAAGGTCCAACAAAGCCTAGGTAAAGTCCCAAAGTTCGGATGGCAACACATCCACGAAGCCTATAAGGCAAGATTTTCTAATGATATAGACTTGGAAAAACTCCAAGATCTGGCTAGGAAAGGATTAAGAAATAACTTACACTTAAAACTACCCTCTGATGAAGAGCTCATGCTGCGAGCCGATGAACTCCCGGAGAACTCTCTAAAGGAGCTACGTaggaaaataaacatcAAAGAGGATATAAATAGAAAGCTGGTCCTAATGGAACAATATGAAATCGAGGAGGCCGAAAGGACTTACAAGATTTACTCACAGAGATTCCAGGAAACAACATTTCAGTACATCCTGGACGAGTTAGGATCCTACTTACTAGAAATCTCAAATCAACCAAGAGACTTCTCAGAAGCCACAAGAATATTGCAAGCAGTCCAACTGTCATATCACCACGTAACATACAAGGAATGGGAACCCTCCAATTGGAAGGAAAACATGGAATTTAAGATAGCAGGATTCAAGTACACTAAGGAACTGATTGACAGAGAAGAACTGTACGACTTGTCTAGAGAAGAACGTGGTCGGGCTATACAATACATGAAAAACAAAGggaagattctggaaaacCCCCAACACCGACTCGAAGAAAAAGTAGCCTTAGACAATAATATACTCATATACCAAACAAAAATTGATAGGAGTGAAGAGAGGATACAATTCAACTTGGACAATAGCAACTTCGAGAAGAACACGAAaaaattcttcagaaaTCTATTGAACCAAGGACAATCTCGAGATCACCCGTCTCCAGTGGAAATGGAGATACACTGGTCCCCTGTGTGGGACGCCAGAACTATAAATCCAGAAAAGTTCGAAAGGTACCTATATCTCAACCCTACAGTTGTAAGGGAAGAGAAAGACTTCATCTCcgaagaagaattttatgaGATCATCAAAGGACTCCCAGACTGGAAAGCATGTGGAGTCGATGGAGTatacaacttcttcattaaGAGAACAACACATTTGCACCCCTTCTTGTATAAACTAACAAAACAAGCATGCATGGAACCCCATAAAATACCTCAATGGTTTGGAAAGGGAATAACATACTTGATCAAGAAGAGCAACGAAACAACGCCAAGCAACTACCGTCCGATAACCTGCATGTCTAACTTGTACAAACTGGTAACAAAATGTGTCTACAGGGTGTTAATTGGAATTGTACAGGAGAGAAGATTGCTGTCGGAAGCGCAATTGGCCACGGTTAAAGGAGTCCAAGGGGCAAAGGAACAAGCACTGTTGAACATTGCAATTAACAGGGCGCACAAGAACAATCTGAAAACATCATGGCTCGATATTAGAAAGGCATTCGATTCGATAGAccataaatatttacatgCCGTACTAGATCACCTGAATATCCCAGATTGGATTACTAACTTTATAAAGCATATCACTAGTGGATGGACAATAGACGTTAGATGTGGGAAAGAACCTATAATGGTGAAAAAGGTAACGAGAGGAATCCTCCAAGGAGACTCGTTATCACCACTTCTATTTGTACTATGCATGGATCCCCTGAGTAAAATCCTACACTCAGTTTACCCAACGGTAAAAGGAAAGATTGGAGAAAAACAGGAACATGGCTTGAACCACCTACTATTCATGGATGATATTAAACTATTCGCTGAAACTGACGAAATCCTAAAGAAAATGACGGACGAAGTCAAAATGTTCTGCGAAGCCTCAGGATTGGAAATAAACAGAGAAAAGTCAGCTACAAACTCGCCTCTCTGCGAAGACACTGCAgtattactggaaggatCTGCAATGTACAAATACCTGGGTATAATGGAAGACAGATCAAGCATCCCATCGTTGGAGTCATGGGAAAAAATCCGAGCCGAAATTTTGGCAAGGGTTGAAAAATTAGCAAAAACCAAGCTGAACGGGAGAAACATGTTCAAGGCGATAAATATGTTTGCATTGTCCCTCCTGAACTACTACACTGGATTGCTAAGACTTTTACCGGATGATTTTGAGGCATTAGACTTGGACATCCGCAAAATATTGGTCAAACATAGGATACATTACCTAAACGCATCCCCTGAAAGACTCTACCTTAAAAGAGATCAATGCGGACGGGGACTAGCATCAGCAACCTTTAGATCTGAAAAGATGTTGCTAACATTCTGGGACACCTTGAGAAAAGGTAGTGAGACATCCACACGCCGTGCATTGATAATgaaaattgaaaatgaagaccTCACCCACATGTCACGCATAGAAGGATTTGTCAGACGCAAATACGAAAAAGTTAACAATGGGGGAATACGAATAGGAGATGACAATATCAATGAGatgcaaaggagaagtCTGTTCCACTCACTTTCACAAAAGAGATGCCACcctatattctttaaacaactGAATGGAGACAACCTAATTGATAGGAAGGAATCTGCACTCTGGCTAACACATGGAAACATTTCAGCCCGAGACGAAGCAGCCTACTGCGCTCTCCAAGACAGAAACATCTTCATGGGAAACTATGACAAATGCAAACACTGCAAAGGAGCAACAGCTACTGTAGACCACCTGGCCACATGCTGTGAACGTAAACTAGCCTTTGATTACACTAGGCGACATAACGAAGTactgaaatgtgtatctcTCCACCTGTGCCGCATGTTCAAcctaataaaaagaaagaaaataaaaggatatgtgATGCAGGAGACAGTTACTGACGGCACAAATGAACTTAGGATCGATACTGCTGTTAAGACGGACGCCAGGATAACGAACAATAGACCTGATATCCAACTCTACGACaggagaaataaaaggatatttatagtcGAAGTCGGAATCACGTGTCCAACTAAGGTTTCAGATACGgaatattataaacaaAGGAAATACGATGTCCTTGCAAAAGAACTATGCTgcatccataatatgcCAGCATGCACCGTTCCAATAGTATACTCTTGGGATGGACTGGTCACAAAATACCACGCAAAGCACCTAGAGAAAATCGCGGTGcccataaaaatcagagCCTACATGCAGACTAGAGTACTACGTACCACCTTAGATTCGGTAACTCATGAtcgaagaagaggagttgaagaaagagaaccagaagaaaagctggaagacatcTTCGAAAGGTTCCTCGGAAACctcgacaaagaggaaaaacctcttgaagaggaagaagtggaaaacGAACTCGAATTCTCTCGCGACCGAGTAATAAGGatcaggaagaaaataaaacgTAGAAGAACcgctgcttctagaaggtctgaaggcccccaaaacctacggaaaatccgtaggaTCTACAAGGGTAGAAACTAATAACAcacatataacacaacccctacacctagggcagGCTAATTAGCATCCATTGGCTCCCCGGATAAATTTTCAGCGGACGTTGTCATCAGGATTGAGTAGTATAATGAGGTAGAAAGAGCTACTCACGACTCTGTGAGATTAGCATCCTCTCAATTGTGTATGCAACTCTTTCTTGCTCCTTCTCTAGATTAATGGGTCATTTTTTAGAGTATTAACATTCTGAGATTAGGACAATCCGTAATCCTAAAACAATTGCGTTTATTTTTCCTTGAATCCCTGTAGACACAATTCCTCTTCATTAAGAATTAGACAAACATATTCTTGGTTAAACCATTAGTTTCACAAGATTATATTTCAGGTTACATTGTGAAATCTAGAGTGACTCAGAAGATTGGTTTGAATATTGGTAGGGGTGATTTCGGCTAGCTAAAAGATGCTTTACATCTCTGGTACCCACAATCCTGGCACAAACAATTTTCTCTTACCATGATAATATAATCTACTGCTTTAAAACTGcgattcttcatcttggTTTATCTTGTCCACTTATGCCACTTGCTAATGATCCAGTCAATTTTATAAGCCATAAGTGTGATTCCAACAATTAAACCAGTGAGTGTTATAAAAAACATAACGGATATTATGGTTCTCCTAGCTTTACTCATTCTGAAGGATTTGGAGATTCGGTCCAGCGTCTCCTTCATATTTTTAGTATCCTCTACTTCCACCCACTGGTAATTGCCAACATGCTCATAATAGAGGTATTTGCATTCTCCTCCATCATTTTGATTGGTAAAGATGAGAAGTAGCGGTCTTTTAAGCTTTACATCACCTCTTTTGTAGTAGACAGTCAAACTTGTAAATTGCTTCTCTCTTAACCCTTCCAATCCATAAAACTCTCCACGCTTATGACAAAGGTTTCCAAGAATGATTTTTGGGGGATTTTTTGCATCATTAATCTCTTCTGTGACTTCTTTTAGCGGTTCATGGGTCGTAGATTCCGATTCAGAGTTGGTCAACCTTGAGGATCCAACTGCAGTGTGAATATATGCAGAATAGTTTTTAAGCTCATTTTGTGAGTATTTTGCCTCTAAGATAACATCTTTACGCGTAAAATTTACCCTTTGAACATTTACAGCAGTACTGTCACCGTAACCATACCGAGTGGACATATCGAGATAAATGGTGAATATTCCATTATGTTTGTGATTCATCATGTTcagagtttttaaaatgttgttTTTGTTTACATTCTCATTTTTCCAGTTTCTATCTCCGTTGTTTACGTAATAAATCGAGTCAGTAGAGGTATTCACTCTCAACATTAGTGGTCTGGTATCTTCATGAGAAGACCAGTAATAAACTGAAATAGAGTGTAAAGAGTCTTCTGGTAAATCTATATCTTGTTTTTCTCCGCGATATTGAATGTGAGAGACGAAAAAATCGAGTCCAAGTTCAGGTCTGTGTTCAAATGTCTCATATCCGTTAGGAGGGTCTTTAAAGAACATTCCCGCCCTGTACTTTACAGAAATACTTCCCagatatttaaaattccaaaagtcACTCCCATGATGCCGGTAGTTTTTCATTTGATCGATTTCTATTATGATAGGTGGATGTTCCATGAGCGCAGTAGAATCGCATTGTGAGTCATCCTCCAGGCATTTATAATTCaattcatcctttagaGATTGGACTAGTTCTATAGATCTTGTTATAAATGTTCTGATCGCCAATCTAATCCCATGTTTCCATTCCTCTGAGTGGGAAAGCATTTCTTTTTCTCCCTTTATATTTCCTGAGTTTAAGAACTTGAGATTGTCCAAAAGAACTTTAGAAGCCTTGTATAAGTTAGATAATATGATCTCAAGTGTGCCTTTAAGGGGTTTAATCGCCTTTTCTATGACATTTTCGTATTCCTGTCTAGCCTCCGACATCTCATTTTCAAAACTACAGGTTATTGTATGCAACATATTTACTTCATTTTCATACTTGTTCTTTGCCGAAAAGTGTTTTACTTTGGCGTTTCCCACGGTAGATGTGACTGCAGAAAGAGTGGCCTCCTGTAGTTCTCTCTTGGCATTATCCCAGTCTTTTTTGGCTTTGTCTATCAAACCACTATATCTTCTAGTAGCATCCTGTATACCTGATGTACTGTTCTTCTTTTTGCGTTTATAATCATCCCTCGCACTTTTGTATTCCTCATTATCCGCAAGTAAATTGTCCGTCAGGATATCCATGGCATTCTCTATCCTGTCTATTTCAGACTCCATATTGTCAAGTTTttcatctagtttctcaaTAACCCCTACAATATCTGTCAGAAAAACCTGTAAAAGGGCATTCAGTGGGATTCTTATTGATGACGATGTCAGACATTCAAATGTCCGTTCAACCTCCGTCTGAAGTTGGAACATTTTCTCTGTCTgattcatcttttccagacTCTCAATATAATGGCTAATGTCTTCGCTGtcatgttcatatttgtcttcatcttcattaaCATCCACTTGAGATACGTCGGCCATGGCACTGATTATGATACCATTAAGCCCTTTAAGAAGTGATTCCGCTCTATAATtctttggagaatctggaacaGCTTCTTCAGAGTCGAATTCTAGAATCTCGTTCCAGATTTTACTCCCTCCATTGCGTATGGCTTCAACAAGTTCGTTTTCCTTCGTCTCCTCAGTTTCATCCAGAGCTCTCGTTAGTTTTACAATCGCCGTTCCATTTCCCTTATTTATTCTATATGTTTCTATTGCTCTCTCTATGTTCCTTTTGTATCTGCTCTGGATCTTTTGAATTACGGCTCCATTGAGGCCACGTATTTTCTCGAATATCTTTTGGTATTCGCCCTTTTTCTCCACTCTCTCTTCTTCAGCCTTCTTTACCATATCTCCAAGGCATGTTAGGATAATGTTCGCCCTTTTAATGTGCATACATGCAGCGCCAATGCTAGTGAGGGACGGAATATTCTTTAGTGATTTAAGGGTCTCTATGATGGATTCTAGGGAGTTATCGGAATGTTTGCATTCTTTTGGAGATGAAACTGATATGTTTGAACGATCAGTATGTCTGGGAGACTCAACTTCATCCTGGATAGTGATTATAGATTCCTTTGGAATTATTTCCATCGGAGGGTCAATATCAACTTGACAAGTTTTGCTGTAAAGGTTTTCTGGAACAATGTCTGTCATTAATAGATCCATTGTCTCATTGCGGGTATTTATTCCTACCAAAATAGCTTCCAAATCTTCAATAATCTTCCAGAGCGGTATCTCAATCACGAGATCTAAAATTGCTCCAGCTTTGTCGAATGACCCCTTACAAATTTCAACTGCAATCAAGAGGCCATCTACAACATCCCTTGTCTGTAATAACCT contains:
- a CDS encoding hypothetical protein (encoded by transcript BEWA_000700A), with amino-acid sequence MTKHSNHKDMLWEGFDYEKVFAILGEKNAQLRDVYMEYLESTNEIYRDSLSPLLDSMKEYRSGLQSLSNSHKKKHGKTSLEALVTIIDGIISKHVKTVSPLKIILEDSKEFIKILYEEIAVKTPHMLQNYKTKIDNLSITDIILNLARIVIQIEESIENIIKNVNRYENDVKTTIDGICKIMKELKSLEDDIKVFHDRIYNILHASEYEKDYECSLEKNDTESKVALEKLYSLLDSVLLEIEDLLEEGRAPTVKSPKEGDSVRIPADNFINSIGNYYSLIKKIREEARNEYLKSLSGIKTLDEFLREDSEAYRRSDMADLLYNDVRNSQKLYQGLILSIEKLLKDVEISIMRMYESKRKVSSSKSDPEKLRYEIFKCQKMYKETLKELKSANKASTKSEIDELKAKTQEIYKAQESYRDAVNLLKYGNYDDNRANFIVFSSAATNLNLVGKDYDNVKASLDDRTKERKSYERALDKFYIFLLDYIAVFNATMASVDNVIAFLEKAARTWARECMRSFTRSEPEKQMHVVVTHVHDYKMEQSISTESEYHENNDTAENEWEFNLRWVNGTVNGELRSEISKDINTKNTLVESLRYSQVPEIFRNNTKDIIEKTRVLMKLATRLVNTQSSYTARSQTAIKILTIFFSLKSLSSQAEVALKLLESNSKIPRELKITILTTRNLLKVNPSLKIIPDIITSVTALLTSMSDPNGYINEVIEDFMEIQEAVSVLMVNGYHIDPISSLPKGESGGKVRKDEGNPPKDLIKADRRRNNTLKDKIQYACIFYLKTLNDGFVEFIPVFLESIQKHQDSMRFPLSSTRLLQTRDVVDGLLIAVEICKGSFDKAGAILDLVIEIPLWKIIEDLEAILVGINTRNETMDLLMTDIVPENLYSKTCQVDIDPPMEIIPKESIITIQDEVESPRHTDRSNISVSSPKECKHSDNSLESIIETLKSLKNIPSLTSIGAACMHIKRANIILTCLGDMVKKAEEERVEKKGEYQKIFEKIRGLNGAVIQKIQSRYKRNIERAIETYRINKGNGTAIVKLTRALDETEETKENELVEAIRNGGSKIWNEILEFDSEEAVPDSPKNYRAESLLKGLNGIIISAMADVSQVDVNEDEDKYEHDSEDISHYIESLEKMNQTEKMFQLQTEVERTFECLTSSSIRIPLNALLQVFLTDIVGVIEKLDEKLDNMESEIDRIENAMDILTDNLLADNEEYKSARDDYKRKKKNSTSGIQDATRRYSGLIDKAKKDWDNAKRELQEATLSAVTSTVGNAKVKHFSAKNKYENEVNMLHTITCSFENEMSEARQEYENVIEKAIKPLKGTLEIILSNLYKASKVLLDNLKFLNSGNIKGEKEMLSHSEEWKHGIRLAIRTFITRSIELVQSLKDELNYKCLEDDSQCDSTALMEHPPIIIEIDQMKNYRHHGSDFWNFKYLGSISVKYRAGMFFKDPPNGYETFEHRPELGLDFFVSHIQYRGEKQDIDLPEDSLHSISVYYWSSHEDTRPLMLRVNTSTDSIYYVNNGDRNWKNENVNKNNILKTLNMMNHKHNGIFTIYLDMSTRYGYGDSTAVNVQRVNFTRKDVILEAKYSQNELKNYSAYIHTAVGSSRLTNSESESTTHEPLKEVTEEINDAKNPPKIILGNLCHKRGEFYGLEGLREKQFTSLTVYYKRGDVKLKRPLLLIFTNQNDGGECKYLYYEHVGNYQWVEVEDTKNMKETLDRISKSFRMSKARRTIISVMFFITLTGLIVGITLMAYKIDWIISKWHKWTR